A genomic stretch from Anaerococcus mediterraneensis includes:
- a CDS encoding RluA family pseudouridine synthase produces MNNIEIINKNSKTLKTLLKSHGFSKRSISELMKNGIKVNNDTVYRSIEIFKGDRISIDVDDEQLDHKPIKGDLKILYEDNNILIISKSSGLTINSAHDINLANIVAYYFKLNNINSKIRFINRLDMNTSGIMMIAKNKYAQAYYQNEIENNKIIKKYLAYVPGNVIIDKKISLILSYDEENKNYKVSDNGRKSITIFKTIERNEKYSIIDCDIKTGKTHQIRASLSYLGYPIIGDKLYGSEIDLNRFLLHSYYLSFTKFLSEESIFIKDVPNFQTLIQDL; encoded by the coding sequence ATGAACAATATAGAAATTATAAATAAAAATAGTAAAACCTTAAAAACCTTACTAAAATCACATGGATTTTCTAAAAGATCTATAAGTGAGCTGATGAAAAATGGTATAAAAGTAAATAATGATACAGTATATAGGAGTATAGAGATTTTTAAAGGTGACAGAATATCTATAGATGTAGATGATGAACAATTAGACCATAAACCTATAAAAGGAGATCTAAAAATCTTATATGAAGATAATAATATATTGATAATAAGTAAATCTAGTGGTCTAACGATAAATTCTGCCCACGATATAAATCTGGCAAATATTGTTGCCTATTATTTTAAGCTAAACAATATTAATTCGAAAATAAGATTTATTAATAGGCTTGATATGAATACTTCTGGAATAATGATGATAGCAAAGAATAAGTATGCCCAAGCATACTATCAAAATGAAATAGAAAATAACAAGATAATTAAAAAATATTTAGCTTATGTGCCTGGTAATGTTATAATAGATAAAAAAATTAGCTTGATATTATCATATGACGAGGAAAATAAAAACTACAAGGTTAGCGATAATGGAAGAAAGTCAATAACAATTTTTAAAACTATAGAAAGAAATGAAAAATATTCTATCATAGACTGCGATATAAAAACAGGTAAAACTCATCAAATCCGTGCTTCTCTTTCATATTTAGGCTATCCTATAATAGGGGATAAGCTATATGGATCAGAAATAGACTTAAATAGATTCCTACTGCATTCATATTATTTAAGTTTTACAAAATTTTTAAGTGAGGAAAGTATTTTTATAAAAGATGTTCCGAATTTTCAAACACTTATACAAGATCTGTGA
- a CDS encoding NAD(+)/NADH kinase: MTNIINVFKNKSKYTNSVFSKTRKLLEKYNYQVSTTYKEDAILNLVIGGDGTFLNAVHISDFSPIPFIGINTGHLGFYQEVEVDKIEEFIKAFTKQDYSIEQLTVLESKVNKKTLEAINEVVIKSNKNQLVRLKVFIDGNFIESFSGDGLIVSTPHGSTAYNLSSNGAILHQSLNGFQLTPIAPVYSNMNRSLKCPVVLPNDANIEISVSKRDNYHTVFIFDGSEYYTKDYRIKIGVSDKKINKLILNKNHYWSNIKNKLM; this comes from the coding sequence ATGACAAATATTATTAATGTTTTTAAAAATAAATCAAAATATACAAATTCTGTTTTTAGTAAGACTAGAAAATTACTTGAAAAATATAATTACCAGGTATCCACTACGTACAAAGAAGATGCAATCCTTAATCTTGTAATCGGAGGTGATGGCACTTTCTTGAACGCTGTCCATATTAGTGATTTTTCGCCCATACCATTTATTGGTATAAATACAGGACACTTGGGATTTTATCAAGAGGTTGAGGTTGATAAAATTGAAGAATTTATAAAGGCTTTCACAAAACAAGATTACTCAATCGAACAGTTAACTGTCTTAGAATCAAAAGTTAATAAAAAAACTTTAGAGGCTATTAATGAAGTGGTTATAAAGTCAAATAAGAATCAATTAGTAAGGCTAAAAGTATTCATAGATGGCAATTTTATAGAATCTTTTTCAGGTGATGGATTGATAGTATCGACACCACATGGTTCAACGGCCTATAATCTGTCATCAAACGGCGCTATTCTTCACCAATCTCTAAACGGTTTCCAGTTAACCCCTATTGCTCCAGTATATTCTAATATGAATAGGTCGTTAAAATGCCCCGTTGTACTGCCAAATGATGCAAACATAGAAATTAGTGTTTCAAAAAGAGATAACTACCATACGGTATTCATTTTTGATGGTAGTGAATATTATACAAAGGATTATAGGATAAAGATTGGAGTTTCTGATAAAAAAATAAATAAGCTTATTCTTAATAAAAACCACTACTGGTCTAATATCAAAAATAAGCTTATGTGA